The sequence below is a genomic window from Polyangiaceae bacterium.
ACGCGCCATCGCCACCACCGATGCCAGTGGCTTCGATGTGGTCGTACTGGAGAAACGCCTTCGCCGTGCAGCGCACGCCAGACTCCGACACGAAGCAGCACTGGGCGCCGTCGCGCTCGTACACCTCGCGCCGGTCGATTTCGGCGAGGTGCGCGACCAAGTGCGCGGTCGCTTTGCGCCGAGCGGCGTTGGCGACGACCGCGCTGGACGGTGAACAGTGGGTATAGACTACATGCGCGGGACGACGTCAGAACGTCAGCTTCAGTCCGCGCGCAACGCCTTCCGTGACGGCATCGGTCACGCGGTAGCGCTTGTACTGGTGCCACCCGGGAGTCGTCTTTCGGACTCGAGCAACGACTCGCTTGGCCCAGGAAACGAGCTCGGCAGGCTTCGGGACAAGTCCCCCTCCGTCGACCACAAGGCACTGGCCATGGAATGAGACGTTTCCCTGTCCCAGCTCGTTGTCCCTCCGAAACAGGCACCTCGAGTAGGAAAGCACCGGTGAGCTCATGGCGTCGATTCCAAGCAGCGCGCGTCCGTTCGTCTGATAGGAGACGTAGCGCACACTCTCCAGGTATGGGCGGAGCGTGAGGAACACCCGGGCCGGATTCTCACTTTCGATGAGCTCGCGCGGCGCAGTCGCCGCGACGCGATCCGGTGCTTCGAGCGGCAGCGCGACGACGCGCGTGTCCCTTTCGAGGAAACGCAGGAAGTCGTCCTCCTCCTCCGGCAACCACCAGAATGTTGCGGTGACGGCCACGCGGGGAAATTCGCTACGGCCACCACGCGGAGACATCCAGCCCGACTTCGGCAAACGGCTCGATGTGGGCATCGAGCTCGTCTCCCCAGACCCCGAGCTCCACCCATCGGCCGGATTCGAGTCGATAGGCCGTGAGGGTTCGGGCCTCCAAATCGACGAGCCAGTGGAACGGAACGCCGACGCTCGCGTAGTAGGGCTTCTTGACGAGCAGATTGTGCCGTCGCGTAGACGGAGACAGGATCTCACACACCCAATCTGGGACGATGGTGATGGCGGTGTCCCGAGGCAACTCGGCGAGCCGCTCGCGACGCCAGCCTGCGAGATCGGGTGCGATCTCCGGAGTGTTCGCCAGTTCGATGCCCGGCTCCGGCAGGATCCACCAGCCTCCCGGGCCCCCGGCACCACGCCGAAACGGTCCACGCAGATCGGCACCGATGCCGAGCACGACGTCTTGATGTGCTCCCCGCGGCCGGGTCATCGTGTACAGCACGCCCTCGATGATCTCGCCTTTGATCTCCGGCGGCAGCCGTTCGAGATCCTCCAGCGTGGGGGCTTTGACCGCGGGATCCATCTGCGTGATGGTAGCACGCGCAAGAACCGCTAGGTCCCGGGCGAGATCGCTGCCGAAGCTCGGTCAGACGTGCGCCGCCAGCAGGACGCCGAGCGCCAAGGCCACGCCGATCTGCAGCAGCGCCGCCAGCAATGCGGTTCCGAGGGGAAAACGATCGAAGACGACGTGCACGTGATCGAGGATCTCCCGCGGCGGCGACACCAGGGGCGGTGGACTCTGTCGACTCAGGGCGCGCGTCCGATACGGCACGCTCGATGGTAGCACGCGCGGATTTTCGCTGCCGTGCGTCCGCTCCCTGAGCATACTCGCCGCCGATGACGAGCCTGACGGAGAGAGTCGCGCGGGATCTGAAGCTGCCCCCCGGTGGTGCCGCCGCCGTGCTGC
It includes:
- a CDS encoding Uma2 family endonuclease — translated: MDPAVKAPTLEDLERLPPEIKGEIIEGVLYTMTRPRGAHQDVVLGIGADLRGPFRRGAGGPGGWWILPEPGIELANTPEIAPDLAGWRRERLAELPRDTAITIVPDWVCEILSPSTRRHNLLVKKPYYASVGVPFHWLVDLEARTLTAYRLESGRWVELGVWGDELDAHIEPFAEVGLDVSAWWP